AGGTCCGGCAGGAGCTGGTGGCGCTCGAAGAAATCCAGCAGACGCGCCAGGAGCTGCCGCCGCCGGCGCCGCCCCGACCCCCGGTGCCCATCGAGGTGCCGAACGACGTGCTGCTGGAGAGCGAAGACCTGTCGCTCGACGCCGCGCTCGATCTGGATGAGGCCCTGCTCGACGTGCAGCCGCCACTGCCGGCTCCGCCGCCTGCGGAGGTCGTCGAAGAGGAGCCTGAAATCTTTGTCGCGGTCGAGCAGATGCCCGAAATGATCGGCGGCGTCGCCAGCCTGATGAAAGACGTGACCTACCCCGAGATGGCCCGCAAGGCCAGCGTCGAAGGGAGCGTCATCGTCCAGATCGTCGTCGACGAAGAAGGCATGCCGCGCGATCCGGTGATCCTGCGCTCGGCCAGCGAACTGCTGGACGAAGCCGCCGTCAAGGCGGTGATGCTGCAGCGCTTCAAACCGGGACGTCAGCGCGGTCGCGCCGTCAAGGTCAAGATGGCGATCCCGGTCATCTTCCGTCTGAAAACACCCGAAACCAAGTAGGCCGTGTCTGAAAACCGTTCGGGTTGGCCCGGAGCATCCAAAAAAACCTTTCATACAGCGTTGGATCCTGAATCGCGGTCAGGATACGGTTCGGTCTGAACGGTTTTTCGGACACTACCTGGTCCCGCAACCGGCATCATGCGAGAAAGCCCCGGCGTCTGTCAGCACCGGGGCTTTTTCGTGCAATCAGGGAAATGGACGTGCGCGGTTGGGATAGGCATACCCAACGTACGACGCGCGCGCCCGGTCTGTGCTACCCGCAGGTTAAATCGCTGTTAGCGAAATGTTGCCCGGCGCGGTATGCCGGCGGGGCGCAACACGTCTTGAAGGTAGATGGGGATGAGAATCTGCCGAACCGTTTTATCCTGCCGACGACTGACGTATCTTCGCCCCGTCAAGTCAGAAGGAATCCCCGCCTGAGTGCTGCATGAAATACCGCTGGGTACTGCGTCCCTATGAGAAGCCGGAAATAACGGCCCGGCTCCAACGCGAACTCAACGATCTGCCCGAGGCCCTTGTCCGCGCCCTCGTGCTGCGCGGCATCGAGGACTTTGAAACGGCCCGCCATTATTTCCGCCCCTCCCTCGACCATCTGCACGATCCGTTCCTGATGAAGGATATGGATGCGGCGGTCGACCGCATCGTGCGGGCTATCGAGACCGGCGAGCCCATCCTGGTCTTCGGCGACTACGACGTGGACGGGACGACGGCTGCCGCGCTGATGACCCGGTTCCTTCGGAAGCAGGGGGCCGACGCGATCTACTTCATCCCGAATCGCATCGAACACGGCTACGGACTGAACGCCTCCGCCATCGACCTCGCCGTGGCGGAAGGGCGGACGCTCATGGTGGCGCTGGATTGCGGCATCACGGCGCACGAGGAAGCCCTCTACGCGCGCTCGCGTGGCGTCGACCTGATCGTGTGCGACCACCACAAGGCGCTCGATACCGTGCCGGAGGCGGTCGCCGTGCTCGATCCGAAGCGCAACGACTGCACGTATCCGTTCAAGGAGCTCTCGGGCTGCGGCATCGGGTTCAAGGTGGCCCAGGCCGTGCTGGCGCGGCGCGGCCGGCCCGCCGAGGACGCATACGCCTACCTCGACCTCGTCGCCATCTCCACCGCCAGC
This Rhodothermales bacterium DNA region includes the following protein-coding sequences:
- a CDS encoding TonB family protein is translated as MRPSFLYGSFLTGHSASYGHLSNKSDWAAQHELEFLGKRFSERAIRFSGYNLTYGLALPAGLILALGIVLIAFRIPYNPTGGYTIVEVRQELVALEEIQQTRQELPPPAPPRPPVPIEVPNDVLLESEDLSLDAALDLDEALLDVQPPLPAPPPAEVVEEEPEIFVAVEQMPEMIGGVASLMKDVTYPEMARKASVEGSVIVQIVVDEEGMPRDPVILRSASELLDEAAVKAVMLQRFKPGRQRGRAVKVKMAIPVIFRLKTPETK